A window of Diabrotica virgifera virgifera chromosome 9, PGI_DIABVI_V3a contains these coding sequences:
- the LOC114325187 gene encoding uncharacterized protein LOC114325187 produces the protein MHQLQNSRCTLGCRRELVKFDVDKISYGVQDLVYTRVFSMIVVRDDTLDVSVCHSFVCESTDQARRITYAFTAAFQDYGTKVKSENGERTVEKFTIDLRTPEEQATASDGETDV, from the exons ATGCACCAACTCCAAAACTCCAGATGCACCTTGGGTTGTAGAAGAG AGCTAGTGAAGTTTGACGTGGACAAAATATCGTACGGAGTGCAGGATTTGGTATACACGAGGGTTTTTAGTATGATTGTAGTTAGGGATGACACTCTTGATGTCTCTGTATGTCATAGTTTTGTTTGTGAATCTACGGATCAAGCTAGAAGAATCACGTACGCTTTTACAGCAGCTTTTCAAGATTATGGTACGAAGGTTAAGTCCGAGAATGGGGAAAGGACTGTTGAAAAGTTTACTATCGATTTACGAACGCCGGAAGAACAGGCTACTGCTTCTGATGGAGAAACTGACGTTTGA
- the LOC126892486 gene encoding uncharacterized protein K02A2.6-like, with protein MVVMKLVEVMSNVSHALDVVKAMIRQNVQPKHGNVFFCKRVGHTSTVCRSKVSLLEEGDIQGEVKEEDSLFLGLLSSLEPENSAPEKIILEVEGNSILFDIDTGACRTVIHIHDFKKFLSELNIYSVNYCLKVLTGQGVKIMGETDVLVKYKNNFVKLPIVILESKYNFTPLLGRNWLNVLHPKWRQKVNFSQSEFVSQLELENLETASLITEIKKEFESDFDENSNSFIKHFEIDLNLKENVQPIFHRAYDMPFALKDKVEQELKKLVELGILQKVSYSNWASPIVVVPKKSSEELRICVDFKKTLNKVLDSDHCALPLPENIFACLSGHKYFTVLDLKGAYQQQKVSKNTQKL; from the coding sequence ATGGTGGTCATGAAGCTGGTAGAAGTTATGTCCAACGTAAGTCATGCTTTAGATGTGGTAAAAGCCATGATTCGTCAAAATGTCCAGCCAAAGCATggcaatgtttttttttgtaagagaGTCGGCCACACTAGCACGGTCTGTCGTTCGAAAGTTAGTTTATTAGAAGAAGGTGATATACAAGGTGAAGTGAAGGAGGAAGATTCATTATTTCTGGGATTGTTGTCTTCATTGGAACCAGAAAATTCAGCTCCAGAGAAAATAATATTAGAGGTAGAAGGTAACTCAATTTTATTTGACATTGATACTGGTGCCTGTCGCACAGTAATTCATATACatgattttaaaaagtttttgtcaGAATTAAATATTTATTCTGTTAATTACTGTTTAAAGGTATTAACCGGCCAGGGAGTAAAAATTATGGGAGAAACTGATGTATTagtaaaatataaaaacaattttgtaaAATTACCTATAGTCATTTTAGAAAGTAAGTATAATTTTACTCCTCTGTTAGGTAGAAACTGGTTAAATGTATTACATCCTAAATGGAGACAAAAAGTCAATTTTTCACAGAGTGAATTTGTTAGTCAGCTGGAATTGGAAAACCTTGAAACTGCAAGTttaataacagaaataaaaaaagaatttgaATCTGATTTTGATGAGAATAGTAATTCAttcattaaacattttgaaattgatctaaatttaaaagaaaatgtaCAACCCATTTTTCATAGAGCTTATGATATGCCTTTTGCCCTAAAAGATAAAGTTGAAcaggaattaaaaaaactggTTGAGTTAGGAATTTTACAAAAAGTTAGTTACAGTAATTGGGCCAGTCCTATAGTAGTAGTTCCAAAAAAATCGTCTGAGGAACTAAGAATTTGTGTAgattttaaaaaaacattaaacaaAGTCTTAGATAGTGATCATTGTGCTTTACCCCTACCAGAAAATATCTTTGCATGTCTAAGCggacataaatattttactgttttAGATTTAAAAGGTGCTTACCAGCAGCAAAAGGTCagtaaaaatacacaaaaattataa